GGAATCCCGCCACCTCGGGCTACCATATGTGGATAGAAGGGGGAAGTGGTACACCTGTCTTTGGCGTGGGGAACAATGTGGTCAATGGAACTTATGTTGCTGGTGCAGACCCTTTTCCCCTGAATGGGTGGCATCATCTGGCAGGTACTTTTGTAGCGGGTACCTTGCAGCTTTATCTGGATGGAGTGCTTATTGCAAGCAGTAATTCTGCGCCGGCCACCATCGGCTATAGCACAGATGAGCTAAGAATTGGCAGGTTAAGCGCCGCGTTTTCCACTTACAATTATTTCTTTGATGGTAGAGTAGATGAGATTCGCATCTGGAACCGCGCCCTAACGGAGGCCGAAATTCGCCATAAGATGACCGAGCGGCTGACGGGCACAGAGCCAGGCCTAGCAGCCTACTGGCGTATGGACGAGGGCACAGACAACACCTGCCCTGGCGGCCAGGACGTATGCGATGCGAGTGGAAATGGCAATCACGGAACTAAATTTTAAGAAAATGAAGAAACGGTTGTTTAGTACTTTTGTTGTGAGTATTTGCCTTGCTAGCTTGGCGGTTGCCCAGGGAGCAGGTAGCTCACTGGCGTTTGATGGCGGCAGCAGTCATGTACAAATAGGCAGCGGCTCGAGCCTCAATCTAGAGGGTAGTGCCATCACCATTGAAGCCTGGATTTTTGTATCAGGCTATCCCGTGGTGTATCCCACTATCATTGCCAAGGGTAATTCCTTAAATAGTTATGAGTTTGATGTTCACAACAGCGGCGCGCTAACATGGTCACTTGGCCTCTCATCCGGTCAGAAAACGTTGACGAGTCTTGCCGGCACAGTTGCCAGTAATACCTGGGTGCATGTAGCTGGAACTTATGATGGGTCACGAATGCGTTCTTATATAAATGGGATTGAGGTGGCTAGTGTGAATGCCAGTGGAGCGATAGTGGGCAATGCACTGCCACCCCGTATTGGGATACGTACCAATTGTTGCTCCCCCACTTCCTCTATTGGGTCGCCATTTCAGGGAGAAATCGATGAAGTGCGCATCTGGAACCGAGCACTTACACAGGACGAAATCCGCCACAGGATGACCGAGCACCTGGCAGGTACCGAGCCCGGCCTGGTAGCCTACTACCGTATGGATGAGGGCACAGACAATACCTGCCCCGGCGGCCAGGATGTATGTGATGCCAGCGGGAATAATAATCATGGAATTAGATACTAAAGAATATGAAAATCTTATCAACTTTCTCCCTGGTACTGCTCTTTTCTGTTTCTGGCTTTGCTGAGGCCCAGCCGGGCCGCGCAATAGACATAGATGGCATAGGCTATGTACAGGTCCCCAATTTCAGCAGCCTGGATGGTGCCAACGACATTACCCTGGAAGCTTGGGTATACCTGAAGAGCGACGCAGCCGAATGGGACCGCATCCTTGATGCTGACTCAGGTGTAAGTGGGGCGAATCAGCAGCCCCGGTTTATGATGGGTTTTGGCATGAACAACCGTATTCGCTTCCGCATTAATGATTATGGCCAGTATCAATACCTATTTGGTATGGAGAGCATTTCCGCAGTACCTACCAGCCAATGGGCGCACATTGCATGTGTACGTTCATCGGGCAACATGCGCATCTATATCAATGGTGTTCAAGATGCGAATGTCGGATACTTTACTAATCCGATTCAGACATTTGCCAATAACCCGGATCTCAGCATTGGGTCAATAACAGGATATTTGGGATGCGGTGGGCCATGTTCCTACCTGCCAGGTATGGTAGACGAAGTGCGCATCTGGAGCCGCGCGCTGAGTGAGGCGGAAATTCGCCATAAGATGACCGAGCGGCTGGCGGGTGCTGTGCCCGGCCTGGTGGCTTACTACCGCATGGATGAGGGCACAGACAACACCTGCCCGGGCGGCCAGGACGTATGCGATGCGAGTGGAAATGGCAATCATGGGGTTAAGTTTTAGCAACCAGCAACCAGCAACCAGCAACCAGCAACCAGCAACCAGCAACCAGCAACCAGCAACCAGCAACCAGCAACCTCCTAGTAGTTAACTAAAAGGAAATAATCCCATGAAGCGTCTGATTTTATTTACTATTTGTTATTCGCTGTTCGCTAGTTACGGGCAGGGGAGTGTAAGTGCCTTAAGTTTTTCCGGCGACGGATACATTAGCCTCCCTAGTACAATTGCCTTTGACAATCGCGATTTTACCGTATCTATGTGGGCAAAGATTGACCCCGTGCAGCCCATTTATTTCACGAACCTGTGGGGAAGTGGATACACTCAAATAGGCTCGGGGTATACACGCGACATTGAGTTTTATCTGGAAACGAGTGGAACCCCGGCAAGGACAACCCCAGGAATTCATGTGCGAGATGGCAGTTCTGCCTTGGGTGTTGCTACCAGCTTTCAGGTAAACGATGGTGCCTGGCATCATCTGGTTTTTATGCGAACAGGTTCCGTTTTTTCTATACACATCGATGGTATTTTGGCCGGTGCTAGTTCGGGTGCATTGGGCGATTTAGATGATACGGGTGCCCCAGTACGGCTCGGCAGCCTTTTCTTTTCTATGCAGGACCGGCGAATGAGAGGTGTGCTCGACGAAGTAAGCATCTGGAACCGCGCGCTTACAGAGGATGAGATTCGCCACAAAATGACCGAGCGGCTGGCTGGCACCGAGCCTGGCCTGGTAGCTTACTACCGCCTGGATGAGGGTGCAGACAATACCTGCCCGGGTGGCCAGGATGTGTGTGATGCCAGCGGGAATAATAATCATGGGGTGAAGTTTTAGTAAGAAAAAGTTTATTAAGAACGCATGAAAAAGATTCTGCTATTTATTGCCTGCTGCCTCTTTGCTATCGCCTATGGCCAGGGCAGCGTTCGGGCCCTGGGCTTTACGGGCGATCGAGTGCCGATGCCGGGTGGGGGTATACCCACTGAGGCTAATCCGCCAGCAGGTGTTAGCATCAGTCATTCGTTTCTTAATAACAGGGCCGAATACACCTGGGAGGCCTGGGTCTTTAATCAATCTAACGAGGAGAGTTGGGTATACGGGGAAGGGAATCCGCAGCTCACTTTTGCCGTTGGACTCGGCCCGGGTGTGTTCTATGTTGCTGCCCACAATGAGGGGGTTTCTCCCCCATGGCAGCTTGTTAGTATCCCCACCGGAGCGGCTGTACCCACCAATGAATGGGCCCATTTTGCGGTTACGCGAAGAAACAATGGAACCACTACCTTGTACATAAATGGCGTACAGGTTGCTACTGGGGCGCTACATGTGCAGAGCCACTCGGCTACGAGCCAGGCCGCAATTGGTATAAACCCTGGCTTCACCTCTCAGATTGATCTGCCCTTTAGGGGGATAGTGGACGAAGTCCGCATCTGGAACCGCGCCCTAACGGAGGACGAGATCCGCCACAAAATGACCGAGCGACTGACGGGTAGCGAACCCGGCTTTGCTGCTTATTACCGCATGGATCAGGATGCTTGCCCAGGGGCAGATGTGTGTGATGCAAGCGGACAAAACAATCATGGCGTGCGGTTCTAGGGAGTGGAAGATTTTTTTACCGTATGAATACTTAAAAATGAAGAACATGAGAGGGATATTACTAATCGCATTTTTCAGCCTATTTGCTATGGCCCATGGCCAGGGGGCAGGTAGTGCGTTAGATTTTAATGGGGTAGCCGGAGGCATTCGTGTGGGCAATAGCGCGACCCTTAACTTTGGTCTTGGTGATTTTTCCCTAGAGCTATGGGTAAGGGTACCGTCCACCCTTACCCTGGAGGAACTAGTTGTGGTTGGGAAGCGCCCTGTCTGCGGAAATTCAAACTTTTGGAATATCCGAACAAGCCCCACTGATGGTATATACCTGGAGGTTTCGAATAGTGCTCTAGGTGAGGATGACCGTTGTGGTGCGGGTCTCATTTATGATGGCGAATGGCATCATGTTGCCTTCGTCCGCCGTGGCCGGGAGATTCGTAGTTACCGCGACGGAAGCCTTTTCGCTACAACCACTCTACGTTTCGATTACAATGTAGATAACTCGGTTGACATGTTTATCGGCGATGGTGTCTGTGCCGGGATTGGCCGTAATGGGCGAATGCAAGGCAATGTAGATGAGCTCCGCATTTGGAGCCGTGCCCTAACAGAAGAGCAGATCCGCCACAAAATGACCGAACGCCTGCGGAACGCTGAGCCCGGCCTGGTGGCCTACTACCGCCTAGATGAGGGTGCAGACAATACCTGCCCAGGCGGCCAGGATGTATGCGATGCCAGCGGGAATGCGAATCACGGGGTAAAATTCTAGCTTAACCTAATAGGATAATGAAAAAGAGGTTCATTTATTTCGTTTCGATCCTCTGCCTGCTCACGGTAGGCCAGCGGTCGGTATGGGCACAGGGCAGTGTTCGTGCACTTAGCTTTGATGGAAATGACTGGATACGCCTGCCCCTGCTGAGTAGCCTGAACGGCCAGCAGCAGGTAACCTTCAGCTGCTGGGTGCGCTATGGCGACCCTAACGTAAATCAAACACTTTTCGCACATTGGGGAAATAGCGTAAACCCTGTTGGCACCAATGTGGGTTTCTATATCACGCTATTGAATCACAGACTGACGGCCAACACAAGTGCTGGCTGGTGGATGCAAACAGCAGCTGAGCCACTAGTGCCGGGCAATTGGTATCATGTGGCGGTGGTATTTGACGGCACGCTGGCCACCGATGCGGAACGCATGCGGATGTATGTGAACGGAGAACAACAGCTTGTAGACTTCACGAATCAACCGGTTCCAGTGCCTACAGCCATTGGAGATCGTGCAGTGATTACCCAGATCGGTGCCCGTAGGGATAACGGTAACGTACTGATAGACCACGTACGCGGTGGCGTTTTGGATGAAATGGCACTATGGTACCGGGCTCTTAGTCCTACCGAAATTCGCCACAAGATGACCGAGCGGCTGGCGGGTAACGAGCCCGGCCTGGTGGCCTACTACCGGATGGACGAGGGCGCTGACGGAACCTGCCCAGGCGGCCAGGATGTGTGCGATGCCAGCGGGAATGCGAATCACGGGGTAAAATTCTAGCTTAACCTAATGGGATAATGAAAAAGAGGTTCATTTATTTCGTTTCGATCCTCTGCCTGCTCACGGTAGGCCAGCGGTCGGTATTGGCACAGGGCAGTGTTCGTGCACTTAGCTTTGATGGGAATGACTGGATACGCCTGCCCCTGCTGAGTAGCCTGAACGGCCAGCAGCAGGTAACCTTCAGCTGCTGGGTGCGCTATGGCGACCCTAGCGTCAATCAGACGCTGTTCACCCACTGGGTGAACAGCGTGCAGCCCGTTGGGGCCAATACGGGTTTTTATGTCACACTATTTAACAATAGACTGGTGGCCAACACGAATGCTGGGCTGGGTATGCAAACAGCAGCTGAGCCATTAGTGCCGGGCAATTGGTATCATGTGGCGGTGGTGTTTGACGGCACGCTGGCCACCGATGCGGAACGCATGCGTATGTATGTGAACGGAGAGCAGCAGCTTGTAGACTTCACCTTTCAAACGGTTCCGGTTCCCACAGCCATTGGAAACCGTGCCGTGATTACCCAGATCGGAGCCCGACGCGGTAACAGTAATGACCTGATAGACTACGTACGCGGTGGAGTTCTGGATGAGATGGCCCTTTGGTATAGGGCCCTTAGCCCCACCGAGATACGCCATAAGATGTGCGAGCGGCTGACGGGTACAGAGCCAGGCCTAGCAGCCTACTGGCGTATGGACGAGGGTGCTGATGGAACCTGCGCCGGCGGCCAGGATGTGTGTGATGCCAGCGGAAACAACAATCATGGAGTTAAATTTTGAGAAATATGAAAACTAAAGGTGCGCGATTATTCATGTATATAATTACGGGTATGGTAGTTGCACCATATCTCGTAATCGCCCAGGGGCCTGGAGGGGCGCTGAATTTTGAAGGTACATCACGGGTGGCAGTTGCCTATAACCTGGCAGGTCATTCCCATTACACGATAAGCGCTTGGACAAAGGCGAGTATCGTGCCGAGTGGTACGAGTCATTATGACCAACGGCATGTGTTGAACCTACAAGGTACAGCCATGATTTATGGAGATATAAATGGGCAGTGGCGCATGGGATTTATGGGAAGTGACGAAATCTGGCATGGTGCCTATATAGGATCCATAGAGCCGGGCGTATGGGAGCATCTATCGCTTGTGTTTGATCGTACCGCAGGTTTCGCATTTATGTATCGGAATGGCAATCTTATCTCGAGCCTCCAACTACCTGCTGGTATTTTGCCAGTTGTTCCACCATGGCAGTCTGCTACGCTTGCCAATCATTCCGGCATAGGTGCCGGCGAAGACTTAAATACCAAACTATTTAGGGGCGACATTGATGAGGTACGTATCTGGAGCCGCGCCCTTACCCAGGACGAAATTCGCCACAAGATGTGCGAGAAACTGACGGGCACCGAGCCTGGCCTGGTGGCCTATTACCGCATGGACGAGGGCGCAGACAACACCTGCCCCGGCGGCCAGGATGTATGCGATGCCAGTGGGAATGGGAATCATGGGATTAAGTTTTGAGCTTTTTTTCTAGACATAAAGTTTTTGCTGTATGAAGAATTTATTGTACCTGCTTTCTCTTGCTTTGTTTGCTACAGCCAGCGGGCAGGGTAGTGGGCGGGCTTTGTCCTTCCAAAATGAGGTTCATTATGTAGAGGTAGCTCCGGCAAATAGTCTAGGGGCAATGCAGGAAGGCACTGTTACAGCCTGGGTAAAGCCGAGTTCATCTGAGAACTACGGCGTGCTGATCTCTACCCGCCAGGTGGGGAGTGTTAATAACCGACAGTTTCCTATTCATGCTGTGTATGATGCAGCTACCGGTGGTATTCGGTTTGGTGTAGTGATGGTAAGCCGGACGGGCGATCTTGTTTATGTAGGAAATACCACGGTCAGTTTCACCCCGGATCAGTGGTATCACTTGGCCTATGTAT
This portion of the Bacteroidota bacterium genome encodes:
- a CDS encoding LamG domain-containing protein, with product MKKRFIYFVSILCLLTVGQRSVLAQGSVRALSFDGNDWIRLPLLSSLNGQQQVTFSCWVRYGDPSVNQTLFTHWVNSVQPVGANTGFYVTLFNNRLVANTNAGLGMQTAAEPLVPGNWYHVAVVFDGTLATDAERMRMYVNGEQQLVDFTFQTVPVPTAIGNRAVITQIGARRGNSNDLIDYVRGGVLDEMALWYRALSPTEIRHKMCERLTGTEPGLAAYWRMDEGADGTCAGGQDVCDASGNNNHGVKF
- a CDS encoding LamG domain-containing protein encodes the protein MKNMRGILLIAFFSLFAMAHGQGAGSALDFNGVAGGIRVGNSATLNFGLGDFSLELWVRVPSTLTLEELVVVGKRPVCGNSNFWNIRTSPTDGIYLEVSNSALGEDDRCGAGLIYDGEWHHVAFVRRGREIRSYRDGSLFATTTLRFDYNVDNSVDMFIGDGVCAGIGRNGRMQGNVDELRIWSRALTEEQIRHKMTERLRNAEPGLVAYYRLDEGADNTCPGGQDVCDASGNANHGVKF
- a CDS encoding LamG domain-containing protein, with amino-acid sequence MKKRFIYFVSILCLLTVGQRSVWAQGSVRALSFDGNDWIRLPLLSSLNGQQQVTFSCWVRYGDPNVNQTLFAHWGNSVNPVGTNVGFYITLLNHRLTANTSAGWWMQTAAEPLVPGNWYHVAVVFDGTLATDAERMRMYVNGEQQLVDFTNQPVPVPTAIGDRAVITQIGARRDNGNVLIDHVRGGVLDEMALWYRALSPTEIRHKMTERLAGNEPGLVAYYRMDEGADGTCPGGQDVCDASGNANHGVKF
- a CDS encoding LamG domain-containing protein translates to MVVAPYLVIAQGPGGALNFEGTSRVAVAYNLAGHSHYTISAWTKASIVPSGTSHYDQRHVLNLQGTAMIYGDINGQWRMGFMGSDEIWHGAYIGSIEPGVWEHLSLVFDRTAGFAFMYRNGNLISSLQLPAGILPVVPPWQSATLANHSGIGAGEDLNTKLFRGDIDEVRIWSRALTQDEIRHKMCEKLTGTEPGLVAYYRMDEGADNTCPGGQDVCDASGNGNHGIKF
- a CDS encoding LamG domain-containing protein; amino-acid sequence: MKKRLFSTFVVSICLASLAVAQGAGSSLAFDGGSSHVQIGSGSSLNLEGSAITIEAWIFVSGYPVVYPTIIAKGNSLNSYEFDVHNSGALTWSLGLSSGQKTLTSLAGTVASNTWVHVAGTYDGSRMRSYINGIEVASVNASGAIVGNALPPRIGIRTNCCSPTSSIGSPFQGEIDEVRIWNRALTQDEIRHRMTEHLAGTEPGLVAYYRMDEGTDNTCPGGQDVCDASGNNNHGIRY
- a CDS encoding LamG domain-containing protein; its protein translation is MKRLILFTICYSLFASYGQGSVSALSFSGDGYISLPSTIAFDNRDFTVSMWAKIDPVQPIYFTNLWGSGYTQIGSGYTRDIEFYLETSGTPARTTPGIHVRDGSSALGVATSFQVNDGAWHHLVFMRTGSVFSIHIDGILAGASSGALGDLDDTGAPVRLGSLFFSMQDRRMRGVLDEVSIWNRALTEDEIRHKMTERLAGTEPGLVAYYRLDEGADNTCPGGQDVCDASGNNNHGVKF
- a CDS encoding LamG domain-containing protein; protein product: MKKILLFIACCLFAIAYGQGSVRALGFTGDRVPMPGGGIPTEANPPAGVSISHSFLNNRAEYTWEAWVFNQSNEESWVYGEGNPQLTFAVGLGPGVFYVAAHNEGVSPPWQLVSIPTGAAVPTNEWAHFAVTRRNNGTTTLYINGVQVATGALHVQSHSATSQAAIGINPGFTSQIDLPFRGIVDEVRIWNRALTEDEIRHKMTERLTGSEPGFAAYYRMDQDACPGADVCDASGQNNHGVRF
- a CDS encoding LamG domain-containing protein encodes the protein MKILSTFSLVLLFSVSGFAEAQPGRAIDIDGIGYVQVPNFSSLDGANDITLEAWVYLKSDAAEWDRILDADSGVSGANQQPRFMMGFGMNNRIRFRINDYGQYQYLFGMESISAVPTSQWAHIACVRSSGNMRIYINGVQDANVGYFTNPIQTFANNPDLSIGSITGYLGCGGPCSYLPGMVDEVRIWSRALSEAEIRHKMTERLAGAVPGLVAYYRMDEGTDNTCPGGQDVCDASGNGNHGVKF
- a CDS encoding LamG domain-containing protein — protein: MKNLLYLLSLALFATASGQGSGRALSFQNEVHYVEVAPANSLGAMQEGTVTAWVKPSSSENYGVLISTRQVGSVNNRQFPIHAVYDAATGGIRFGVVMVSRTGDLVYVGNTTVSFTPDQWYHLAYVSQEGSGTFSLYVNGEIQGMQTVAGGPSDFFFSDAMQDGDFIQLAAKSDYAGIHRGHLSGVLDEISIWDYPLSATDIRHKMCEQLAGTEPGLVAYWRFDEGVDNSCTSGADLCDQSGHGLDGTLF
- a CDS encoding LamG domain-containing protein; translation: MIPILIVISACLAGSCYGQGSSGALAFSGSSYLSIGNSVSVRPSTALTLEAWVYVTNHLGTDRRMLISKDDDWNPATSGYHMWIEGGSGTPVFGVGNNVVNGTYVAGADPFPLNGWHHLAGTFVAGTLQLYLDGVLIASSNSAPATIGYSTDELRIGRLSAAFSTYNYFFDGRVDEIRIWNRALTEAEIRHKMTERLTGTEPGLAAYWRMDEGTDNTCPGGQDVCDASGNGNHGTKF